TGACGGCAAACAGCGGTATCGTTGCGGACGTTCTTTCGTATTCAAAAACCCGACGCTTGACGATGTCAAAGCTGTGTTGGCGTTGACTGTCCTTGAGCGTAATTTGCCCGAAATTAAGCCGAAAATTGAAGATATCATTCAAGAGAAATTGAGTATTAAGCAACAGCAGCAGGTGTTGGGCCTTGTCACGTATACGCAGACGCTGAAACGGTCGTTGAGCAGCGCGGGGCGCAATCGTTGGTCGGCGCAATATAAGGGTAAGCGTTTGTTTACCATGAGTGTGCGAAACGGCGAATGGTTTTTGCGTCCCGAGATTAAGTTCGATGACGCGTTTTTCGCCTATATCGAGCGCGAGGGATTGCAGTCGGCGCTTTGGGACAACATGTGCCGCTGTTACGGCTGCGACTGCGGCAGAGAAAACTGCAGCAACATGGTGACGCTCACCGTGCTCGGCAAAGTGCTTGACAATGTCTGCAACAATAAGATCATTTTCCACAACCCCGGCGCCGAAGCGCTGGCGTTCTTTAAAGCTGTGATGTTCTATCGGATGGAGACATTGCGAACGGGCGATGAAAAATGGATATGGTGGGAAAATTCAGAGAGCAACAGCAAGAAATAGCCGGTGCAAACGACCTCCCTTGACATTTTTCAACGTAAGGGCTATAATAATGGCTTAGTCGGCTGTCATGCCGCAAAAAATGATTATGGGAGGAAACAATGATGAAACGCAAAATTTTGGCTTTGGCGCTGGCCGCCGCAATGCTGGCCGCTTTGCTCGCAGGCTGCGCAGGGGGAACGGCAGTCAACACGCGGGAAGAGGTGACCATTGGTATTTTGGCGCCGAAGACGGGCGATGCCTCGCAGTTTGGCGTAGCGGTGTATCAGGGCCTTACCCTTTACATCGAGCAGTTCAACGCGCAAGACAACGGTCTGCAAATCCACACAAGGCTTTTCGATGAAGAAGGACTTCCTGAGCGTGCCGTTATCGGATACAACAGCTTGGTCGACTTTGGCGTGACCGCCATTATCGGAAGCGTGACCAGCGGCCCGACGATGGCCGTGGTACCGCGCGCGTTTGAAGACGGTATGCCTATGATTACCGCAACGGCGACACACGCAAACGTAACGGTCAATGCCGAAGACGGAAGCGTGTTTACCAATATGTTCCGCGCTTGCTTCATTGATCCGTACCAGGGTGAGAAGATGGCCCTGTTTGCTGTCGAAGAATTGGGGGCGACAACAGCAGCTATCTTGTACAGCCATGAGATTGATTATTCTGTCGGGTTGAAAAACGCGTTTGTCCAAAAGGCCGGGGAGCTCGGCTTGGAAATCGTAGCCGAAGAGCGCTTTGCCGACCAAGCCGTTGATTTCAGAGCGCAGCTGACCAACATCGCGCAAGCCAGTCCCGATGTGCTGTTTGTGCCGGCGTATTATCGCCATGTCGGCTTGATAGGGCCGCAGAGCGCCGAAGTTGGGCTTGACGACACCACTTTCCTGGGTGCTGACGGTTGGGCGACCATTGGTGACTTTATGGGGGACACAAGCAGCATCGAAGGCGCGTATTTCCTGACCGGATTCTCGCCCGACGCGGAAGACGCGATGGTGCAGCAGTTTATCGCCGACTAT
Above is a window of Oscillospiraceae bacterium DNA encoding:
- a CDS encoding ABC transporter substrate-binding protein, with translation MMKRKILALALAAAMLAALLAGCAGGTAVNTREEVTIGILAPKTGDASQFGVAVYQGLTLYIEQFNAQDNGLQIHTRLFDEEGLPERAVIGYNSLVDFGVTAIIGSVTSGPTMAVVPRAFEDGMPMITATATHANVTVNAEDGSVFTNMFRACFIDPYQGEKMALFAVEELGATTAAILYSHEIDYSVGLKNAFVQKAGELGLEIVAEERFADQAVDFRAQLTNIAQASPDVLFVPAYYRHVGLIGPQSAEVGLDDTTFLGADGWATIGDFMGDTSSIEGAYFLTGFSPDAEDAMVQQFIADYTQRWGEAPNMFAAQAFDAAMILIAAIQRTLAADTDIVPGSDEFKAALIAQMAVTDLTGVTGHVTFDAYNNPQKTAVILNMVDGKETFWGYF